The Pseudomonadota bacterium genome segment CGTTTACGAACAGGATTGCCTGAAGTTGTTTATGGTGAAGGCAAAACGGCCGACCAGATCATCTCAATCATGGAAAAGATGATGGTTCACTCACAGGTCGCCATGGCAACCAGGGTCGACACGGAAAAAGCAGCCGTTGTCTGTAACGCTCTTTCCGGGGTGAAATACTATCCTGAGGCGCGGATCATTGTCGGTAATGAACAGGAAATCCCTGAGGATGCCGGGCGTGGGGTGATCGCGGTGATTTCCGCGGGGACCTCTGATGTCCCGGTTGCCGAGGAGGTTGCAATCACCGCCTGGTGTATGGGGAATCGGGTTGAAAGACTCTATGATGTCGGTGTCGCCGGCATTCACAGGCTCCTGGCCGGGCGGGAACTTCTGGAGAGAGCGGTGGTGATAGTTGTTGTAGCCGGTATGGAAGGCGCCTTGCCCAGCGTGGTGGGCGGATTGGTCGACAAGCCGGTGATTGCTGTGCCCACCAGCATCGGTTATGGAACATCTTTTGGCGGGATTGCCGCCCTTCTTGGAATGCTGAACAGTTGTGCACCGGGGGTTGCCG includes the following:
- the larB gene encoding nickel pincer cofactor biosynthesis protein LarB is translated as MNNMKLQELLEKVRDGSCDIAEAMLTLKHMPGESLGFACIDHHRRLRTGLPEVVYGEGKTADQIISIMEKMMVHSQVAMATRVDTEKAAVVCNALSGVKYYPEARIIVGNEQEIPEDAGRGVIAVISAGTSDVPVAEEVAITAWCMGNRVERLYDVGVAGIHRLLAGRELLERAVVIVVVAGMEGALPSVVGGLVDKPVIAVPTSIGYGTSFGGIAALLGMLNSCAPGVAVVNIDNGFGAACVAAAINRKGAE